One window of Papaver somniferum cultivar HN1 chromosome 9, ASM357369v1, whole genome shotgun sequence genomic DNA carries:
- the LOC113310956 gene encoding bZIP transcription factor TGA10-like isoform X2 has protein sequence MDTTNNKGNNNNQEVQFLQQQLQVEEQHQQQQLQQISYGMMMQSTTQSSPPANFISVKDTGGNNHTTASTTGAYDLGELDQALFMYLDGHDHQNQHQPSSAQEQRHQNSTTGIRPPTLNIFPSQPMHVEPSPKRPIGTSNLISSKSSGVGGAKRPSEVPSMELNNTSSRNNNDIASGNSEASKVIKREGIRKVATSSNSEHEGPKTPDPKTLRRLAQNREAARKSRLRKKAYVQQLESSRIKLTQLEQELQRARAQGVFLGGGAHLLGDQGLPVGISNISSEAAVFDMEYARWLEEHHRIMCELQAAVQEHLPENELRLFVENCLAHYDELISLKNMIVKTDVFHLFSGMWKTPAERCFIWMGGFKPSDLIKMLLNQIEPLSEQQILGICGIQQSTQEAEEALSQGLDALHQSLSDTIASDALSYPSNMGNYMGQMAVAMNKISTLEGFVRQADNLRHQTLHRLYQLLTARQSARCFLAIAEYFHRLRALSSLWLSRPRQE, from the exons ATGGATACTACTAATAATAAGGGAAACAATAACAACCAGGAAGTTCAGTTTCTCCAACAACAATTACAAGTAGAagagcaacatcaacaacaacagctgCAACAGATTTCGTACGGGATGATGATGCAATCTACAACACAATCATCACCTCCTGCAAATTTTAT TAGCGTTAAAGATACTGGTGGTAATAATCATACTACTGCTAGTACTACAGGAGCTTATGATTTGGGTGAGTTAGATCAAGCTCTGTTTATGTATCTTGACGGTCATGATCATCAGAATCAGCATCAACCATCATCAGCTCAAGAACAAAGAC ATCAGAACTCAACAACTGGGATCAGACCTCCAACTTTGAACATTTTTCCTTCTCAACCAATGCATGTTGAACCTTCTCCTAAAAGA CCAATTGGAACAAGTAATTTAATTTCATCAAAAAGCAGTGGTGTTGGTGGTGCCAAAAGACCATCGGAAGTACCATCCATGGAGTTGAATAACACGAGTAGCAGAAACAATAACGATATAGCTTCAGGAAATAGTGAAGCATCTAAAGTTATTAAG CGAGAAGGAATTCGAAAGGTTGCTACATCAAGTAATTCAGAACATGAGGGACCAAAAACACCAGACCCTAAA ACGTTAAGGAGGTTAGCTCAGAATAGAGAAGCAGCTAGAAAAAGCAGATTAAGAAAGAAG GCTTATGTTCAACAGTTAGAATCAAGTAGGATTAAATTAACACAACTCGAACAAGAACTTCAAAGGGCAAGAGCTCAA GGCGTGTTCTTAGGGGGAGGAGCTCATCTTCTAGGAGATCAAGGTCTTCCTGTGGGTATCAGTAATATCAGCTCAG AAGCAGCAGTTTTCGACATGGAATACGCCAGGTGGCTTGAGGAACATCACAGAATCATGTGTGAACTTCAAGCAGCAGTTCAGGAACACTTACCTGAGAACGAATTACGACTATTTGTTGAAAATTGCTTAGCTCACTATGATGAATTGATCAGCTTGAAGAATATGATCGTTAAAACCGatgtttttcatcttttttctggTATGTGGAAAACTCCAGCTGAGCGTTGTTTCATTTGGATGGGAGGATTCAAACCATCAGATCTTATTAAG ATGCTTTTGAATCAAATCGAACCACTGTCAGAACAACAGATCTTGGGTATATGTGGGATCCAACAGTCAACACAAGAAGCTGAGGAAGCTTTAAGTCAAGGGCTTGATGCGCTACACCAATCACTCTCAGACACCATTGCTTCTGATGCACTTAGTTATCCATCCAACATGGGTAACTACATGGGTCAGATGGCTGTTGCCATGAACAAGATCTCCACTCTTGAAGGTTTTGTTAGACAG GCTGATAATCTGAGGCACCAGACGTTACATCGGCTGTACCAATTGTTGACGGCTCGGCAGTCTGCAAGATGTTTCTTAGCCATTGCTGAATATTTTCATCGCCTTCGAGCTCTTAGTTCTCTCTGGCTCTCTCGTCCCAGACAAGAATAG
- the LOC113310956 gene encoding bZIP transcription factor TGA10-like isoform X3, translated as MDQNSTTGIRPPTLNIFPSQPMHVEPSPKRPIGTSNLISSKSSGVGGAKRPSEVPSMELNNTSSRNNNDIASGNSEASKVIKREGIRKVATSSNSEHEGPKTPDPKTLRRLAQNREAARKSRLRKKAYVQQLESSRIKLTQLEQELQRARAQGVFLGGGAHLLGDQGLPVGISNISSEAAVFDMEYARWLEEHHRIMCELQAAVQEHLPENELRLFVENCLAHYDELISLKNMIVKTDVFHLFSGMWKTPAERCFIWMGGFKPSDLIKMLLNQIEPLSEQQILGICGIQQSTQEAEEALSQGLDALHQSLSDTIASDALSYPSNMGNYMGQMAVAMNKISTLEGFVRQADNLRHQTLHRLYQLLTARQSARCFLAIAEYFHRLRALSSLWLSRPRQE; from the exons ATGG ATCAGAACTCAACAACTGGGATCAGACCTCCAACTTTGAACATTTTTCCTTCTCAACCAATGCATGTTGAACCTTCTCCTAAAAGA CCAATTGGAACAAGTAATTTAATTTCATCAAAAAGCAGTGGTGTTGGTGGTGCCAAAAGACCATCGGAAGTACCATCCATGGAGTTGAATAACACGAGTAGCAGAAACAATAACGATATAGCTTCAGGAAATAGTGAAGCATCTAAAGTTATTAAG CGAGAAGGAATTCGAAAGGTTGCTACATCAAGTAATTCAGAACATGAGGGACCAAAAACACCAGACCCTAAA ACGTTAAGGAGGTTAGCTCAGAATAGAGAAGCAGCTAGAAAAAGCAGATTAAGAAAGAAG GCTTATGTTCAACAGTTAGAATCAAGTAGGATTAAATTAACACAACTCGAACAAGAACTTCAAAGGGCAAGAGCTCAA GGCGTGTTCTTAGGGGGAGGAGCTCATCTTCTAGGAGATCAAGGTCTTCCTGTGGGTATCAGTAATATCAGCTCAG AAGCAGCAGTTTTCGACATGGAATACGCCAGGTGGCTTGAGGAACATCACAGAATCATGTGTGAACTTCAAGCAGCAGTTCAGGAACACTTACCTGAGAACGAATTACGACTATTTGTTGAAAATTGCTTAGCTCACTATGATGAATTGATCAGCTTGAAGAATATGATCGTTAAAACCGatgtttttcatcttttttctggTATGTGGAAAACTCCAGCTGAGCGTTGTTTCATTTGGATGGGAGGATTCAAACCATCAGATCTTATTAAG ATGCTTTTGAATCAAATCGAACCACTGTCAGAACAACAGATCTTGGGTATATGTGGGATCCAACAGTCAACACAAGAAGCTGAGGAAGCTTTAAGTCAAGGGCTTGATGCGCTACACCAATCACTCTCAGACACCATTGCTTCTGATGCACTTAGTTATCCATCCAACATGGGTAACTACATGGGTCAGATGGCTGTTGCCATGAACAAGATCTCCACTCTTGAAGGTTTTGTTAGACAG GCTGATAATCTGAGGCACCAGACGTTACATCGGCTGTACCAATTGTTGACGGCTCGGCAGTCTGCAAGATGTTTCTTAGCCATTGCTGAATATTTTCATCGCCTTCGAGCTCTTAGTTCTCTCTGGCTCTCTCGTCCCAGACAAGAATAG
- the LOC113310956 gene encoding bZIP transcription factor TGA10-like isoform X1: protein MDTTNNKGNNNNQEVQFLQQQLQVEEQHQQQQLQQISYGMMMQSTTQSSPPANFISSVKDTGGNNHTTASTTGAYDLGELDQALFMYLDGHDHQNQHQPSSAQEQRHQNSTTGIRPPTLNIFPSQPMHVEPSPKRPIGTSNLISSKSSGVGGAKRPSEVPSMELNNTSSRNNNDIASGNSEASKVIKREGIRKVATSSNSEHEGPKTPDPKTLRRLAQNREAARKSRLRKKAYVQQLESSRIKLTQLEQELQRARAQGVFLGGGAHLLGDQGLPVGISNISSEAAVFDMEYARWLEEHHRIMCELQAAVQEHLPENELRLFVENCLAHYDELISLKNMIVKTDVFHLFSGMWKTPAERCFIWMGGFKPSDLIKMLLNQIEPLSEQQILGICGIQQSTQEAEEALSQGLDALHQSLSDTIASDALSYPSNMGNYMGQMAVAMNKISTLEGFVRQADNLRHQTLHRLYQLLTARQSARCFLAIAEYFHRLRALSSLWLSRPRQE from the exons ATGGATACTACTAATAATAAGGGAAACAATAACAACCAGGAAGTTCAGTTTCTCCAACAACAATTACAAGTAGAagagcaacatcaacaacaacagctgCAACAGATTTCGTACGGGATGATGATGCAATCTACAACACAATCATCACCTCCTGCAAATTTTAT AAGTAGCGTTAAAGATACTGGTGGTAATAATCATACTACTGCTAGTACTACAGGAGCTTATGATTTGGGTGAGTTAGATCAAGCTCTGTTTATGTATCTTGACGGTCATGATCATCAGAATCAGCATCAACCATCATCAGCTCAAGAACAAAGAC ATCAGAACTCAACAACTGGGATCAGACCTCCAACTTTGAACATTTTTCCTTCTCAACCAATGCATGTTGAACCTTCTCCTAAAAGA CCAATTGGAACAAGTAATTTAATTTCATCAAAAAGCAGTGGTGTTGGTGGTGCCAAAAGACCATCGGAAGTACCATCCATGGAGTTGAATAACACGAGTAGCAGAAACAATAACGATATAGCTTCAGGAAATAGTGAAGCATCTAAAGTTATTAAG CGAGAAGGAATTCGAAAGGTTGCTACATCAAGTAATTCAGAACATGAGGGACCAAAAACACCAGACCCTAAA ACGTTAAGGAGGTTAGCTCAGAATAGAGAAGCAGCTAGAAAAAGCAGATTAAGAAAGAAG GCTTATGTTCAACAGTTAGAATCAAGTAGGATTAAATTAACACAACTCGAACAAGAACTTCAAAGGGCAAGAGCTCAA GGCGTGTTCTTAGGGGGAGGAGCTCATCTTCTAGGAGATCAAGGTCTTCCTGTGGGTATCAGTAATATCAGCTCAG AAGCAGCAGTTTTCGACATGGAATACGCCAGGTGGCTTGAGGAACATCACAGAATCATGTGTGAACTTCAAGCAGCAGTTCAGGAACACTTACCTGAGAACGAATTACGACTATTTGTTGAAAATTGCTTAGCTCACTATGATGAATTGATCAGCTTGAAGAATATGATCGTTAAAACCGatgtttttcatcttttttctggTATGTGGAAAACTCCAGCTGAGCGTTGTTTCATTTGGATGGGAGGATTCAAACCATCAGATCTTATTAAG ATGCTTTTGAATCAAATCGAACCACTGTCAGAACAACAGATCTTGGGTATATGTGGGATCCAACAGTCAACACAAGAAGCTGAGGAAGCTTTAAGTCAAGGGCTTGATGCGCTACACCAATCACTCTCAGACACCATTGCTTCTGATGCACTTAGTTATCCATCCAACATGGGTAACTACATGGGTCAGATGGCTGTTGCCATGAACAAGATCTCCACTCTTGAAGGTTTTGTTAGACAG GCTGATAATCTGAGGCACCAGACGTTACATCGGCTGTACCAATTGTTGACGGCTCGGCAGTCTGCAAGATGTTTCTTAGCCATTGCTGAATATTTTCATCGCCTTCGAGCTCTTAGTTCTCTCTGGCTCTCTCGTCCCAGACAAGAATAG